The stretch of DNA TTTCTTATCTTTTGTTTTGTAATACTCTTTTAGTCCTTTTTTTATTGGATACATTGCAATAATAATTGCAACTGATTGAGTAAAGATGAAAATCGGCAAGTATAGATTATCAATTAATAAAGATTGTAAGAACTTGTTTGCTTCTCTATTTGAGTAGAATATAGTTACTATTAGAATAATTATGCTCCAGATGAAAAATGGACTTTGAAAATAATCTTACCAAACCTAGTTAACATAGATTATCTCGGATCATTAAGATCTTAAGGATTCTCCAACAAATCCTAACGTACGTCATTCTCTAGTCATAACGAAAAAGCGACACAAATCCCCGAACGAATGGGGGGCTTTGCATTTTTTATTGATAATCAATTAACTCATTTGATTACCAAACAGGACTAGTCACAGCACCCTGTGCTGCAGAACCTACTAGTGAGGCATATTTTGCCAAAGCACCCGATTCATAGTTTGGTTTGCGTGGCTTCCAGGCTTTTCTCCTGTTTTCCATTTCATCAGATGAAATATGCAGATCAATCGTGTTGGTTTCTGTGTCTATGGTGATTTCATCACCGTCTTGAACCAAGGCAATGTTTCCACCAACAAAGGCTTCTGGCGCCACATGACCAATCATAAATCCTCGAGTTGCACCTGAAAACCTGCCATCTGTTACCATTGCCACTTTTTCTCCAAGGCCTTGGCCTACCAGTGCAGCAGTGACTGCCAACATCTCTCTCATCCCAGGACCGCCCTTTGGACCCTCATATCTAATAACAACCACGTCTCCTTCCTTGATTTCATTCTGCGATACTGCATCAAATGCTAATTCCTCCCTATCAAAACACTTGGCTTTTCCAGTGAATTTAGTGATTTTTACACCAGACATCTTTACTACGGCGCCGTCTGGGGCCAGTGAACCTTTCAGAATTACAGCAGTTCCAGTATTGTGTAGTGGGTTTGCCATCGGCTTTACAATATCGTCATTTGATGGCGGCAACACAATAGAATCCAAGTTTTGTTTCATTGTTTTGCCGGTTATAGTCAGTACATTTTCGTGCAGTAACTTTCTGTCAAGCAATTTCTTTAGCATCAATGGAACGCCGCCAACTTTGTCCAGATCATTCATTACATACATTCCACCAGGTTTCAAATCCGCAACATGCGGTACTTTTCTTCGAATTCTCTCAAAATCCTCATAGGTCAGCTTTACCTTGGCCTCATGAGATATTGCCAGCAAATGCAATATTGCATTTGTAGAGCCGCCAATTGCGTTTAGTATTGTTATAGCATTCTCAAATGCCTCAAATGTCAAAATATCACGTGGTCGGATGTTGTTTTTCAAAGCCTGCACGCATGCAACGCCGGTATCATACACCATCTTCTCTCGTCTTTCATCCTCAGCAGGCGGAGAAGCACTGCCAGGCAATGCAATTCCTAGTGCTTCAGAAATTGACGCCATTGTATTTGCAGTAAACATGCCGCCACAAGATCCTGCAGTGGGGCACGCATAGTTTTCAATATTTTTCAGAGACTCTAACGTAAGTTTGCCCGCATCATATGCGCCAACTGCCTCATACACATCTTGTACTGTGAGCTGTTGCCCATTTAGCATTCCAGGCATTATGGTACCACCATACACAAAAATCGACGGCAGGTTTAGTCGCGCCATTGCCATCATGGTGCCAGGCAGGCTCTTGTCACACCCGGCAATTCCTACAAATCCGTCATACTGGTGGGCGCGCACCATTATCTCTATTGAATCCGCAATTATTTCTCGAGACACCAAAGACGACTTCATGCCCTCATGTCCCATCGCTATACCATCTGATACTGCTATGGTGGAAAATTCTCTTGGGGTAAATCCTGCATCTGATACTCCTTGCTTTGCCCTAATTGCCAGTCTTGGCAGGTGAATGTTGCATGGCGTTGCCTCATTTCCAGTATGGCATACGCCAATAAACGGTTTATCCAGATCATTATCAGTCAAACCCATTGCCTTGTACATTGCACGATGCGGGGCTCGCGCGGTTCCAGACACTACGTTTCGACTTGAAATCTCCATTATACCACCATTTTATTCAATATAATATTAGAATTTGGTTGATTTTCGGCTATTGCTTTTCGATAAACAGGCCGTCTAGTTCCATTAGGTAGTTGTCCACCTGAGTCTGGTTTTCATTGCCGTATAGCACTAGGATTCTGTCGTCCTCTTTGAGAACATAGTCGCTCAGTGTTGGCACCTTTTCGTGGTTCACATAGAATTTGAGCGAATAATCCTCGTTATTGCAGAATGTGTGCTCTGGCTTTTTGTCTGGGAACACAAAGCATTCATCATCAAAGCCTATCTTGATTGACTTGAAGAGAAAGCCTAGTGGTACATTTGATGCGTGTCTGTGGATTGTGTCGCCATTTTGGCTCTCAAAGTGGATGTAGGGGCTCTTTACCTGATAGTCCGGCAGTGAAAAGTCAAACTTATCGCCAAATATTCTGACCAGAATTGCTGCGTGCTCGTGCTCATCACCCAGTTTTCCAGCGCCAGGTGGGCCTGACATTTGGGTGCCAGTTAAAGTGAGTTTTTCATAATAATGGTATGACGCAAATGCGATAATTGCAATTATTACGGCAAAAATGCCTGCTGCGATGAGCGTGTTTTTCTGTTTTTGTGACTTTTGCTTGGAAGCATAGTTTTCCCGCTCTTTTTCACGTCGGGAGTCTCGGTTTTCGCCCATGGTTATCCGTACTCCTATACCAGTACTAATTTAATCAATCGCATAACCATAATAAAATCCAGATCGAATGATTCTCTAGTTGAGTTGCATCTTTTGCGATATCATATCAAAGAACAGGGAGGGCCATTTCATATACGAAGATGACAACCATGTAGTGTTTTTGGACAAGTATCCAATAGACAAGGGCCACGTCCTAGTCGTGCCAAAATACCACTATGAAAAGATAACAGACATGCCGGAAAACAAAGTAGGGGAACTATTCTCAAAAATTCCAAAAA from Candidatus Nitrosotenuis aquarius encodes:
- a CDS encoding protein-disulfide isomerase; this translates as MGENRDSRREKERENYASKQKSQKQKNTLIAAGIFAVIIAIIAFASYHYYEKLTLTGTQMSGPPGAGKLGDEHEHAAILVRIFGDKFDFSLPDYQVKSPYIHFESQNGDTIHRHASNVPLGFLFKSIKIGFDDECFVFPDKKPEHTFCNNEDYSLKFYVNHEKVPTLSDYVLKEDDRILVLYGNENQTQVDNYLMELDGLFIEKQ
- the ilvD gene encoding dihydroxy-acid dehydratase; protein product: MEISSRNVVSGTARAPHRAMYKAMGLTDNDLDKPFIGVCHTGNEATPCNIHLPRLAIRAKQGVSDAGFTPREFSTIAVSDGIAMGHEGMKSSLVSREIIADSIEIMVRAHQYDGFVGIAGCDKSLPGTMMAMARLNLPSIFVYGGTIMPGMLNGQQLTVQDVYEAVGAYDAGKLTLESLKNIENYACPTAGSCGGMFTANTMASISEALGIALPGSASPPAEDERREKMVYDTGVACVQALKNNIRPRDILTFEAFENAITILNAIGGSTNAILHLLAISHEAKVKLTYEDFERIRRKVPHVADLKPGGMYVMNDLDKVGGVPLMLKKLLDRKLLHENVLTITGKTMKQNLDSIVLPPSNDDIVKPMANPLHNTGTAVILKGSLAPDGAVVKMSGVKITKFTGKAKCFDREELAFDAVSQNEIKEGDVVVIRYEGPKGGPGMREMLAVTAALVGQGLGEKVAMVTDGRFSGATRGFMIGHVAPEAFVGGNIALVQDGDEITIDTETNTIDLHISSDEMENRRKAWKPRKPNYESGALAKYASLVGSAAQGAVTSPVW